The Zavarzinella sp. sequence CCATGATTGGTCACACACAGCAGCGTGGGAACACGTTCAGGAAGTAAGTGGCTTCGGCCATGGAGTATTTGTCTCTTACGCATTTTCGTTGATATGGCTGGTGGATGCAATCTGGTGGCAATTCTGGCCCTGGAATTATGCTCTGCGCAATAAAACGATGCACTGTCGCATTGAAATCTTCATGGTATTCATCATTTTCAATGGAACGGTTATTTTTGAAGCAGGTATGATCCGCTGGATTTCGCTGCTGGGTTTTTTGATACTGGGGCTTCTGGTTTGGAAATATCGAATTTTTACCAAAGCAACGATGATGAAGGATTACGTATAACCACCAATTGTTTGTACCAAAACTTCTCTCGTTCGAGGGCCATCGAACTCACAAAGGTAAATCCCCTGCCAACGACCCAATTCCAACATACCATCGTCAACGATGATTGTGGCACTTGAACCAACAAAACTTGTCTTCAAGTGGGAATCGCTGTTTTCTTCCGCATGTTGAAATCCTGGCTGATGCTGGGGAATCGTCCGATTCAGAAAAAGCAGCATGTCATGAACAACATCTGGATCGGCATTTTCGTTGATGGTGATCCCTGCCGTAGTATGCAAGGAATAAACCACGCAAATTCCGTTGGTAACCCCACTTCGCCCCGCACATTCCTGGACCTGACGGGTAATTTCGACAAACTGATTCCGTTGTTCTGTGCGTATTTTAATCCGTTCCATGACCTTCATCCAATTGTGGAGAAATGAGTATTTGTTTTGTTTGTACTGTTAATCAGACAATTGTTGTGCCTGCAACAACATTTCTTTCGCTTCTTTTTTCGTCGAAGCCGATTTTGCTTCGCCTCGCAGCATACTAGCCAGTTCTTCGATTCTGTCCTGTGTTTTCCGTAATTGCGTAATCGTGGTAATCGTTTTCTTGCCGTGGATAGTTTTGCGAATGCCCCACTGATGTGTTGCATATGCGGCTACCTGGGGAAGGTGGGTTACACAGATCACCTGATGACTTTTTCCAAGAGCTGCGAGTCGCTGGCCAACAATATCCCCTAATCGACCCCCGACATTCGCGTCAATTTCATCAAATACGAGTGTCCCAACCATGTCATGTTCTGCCAACACGGTCTTCAATGCCAGCATCGTGCGGGACATCTCCCCACCTGAGGCAATTTTTCGCAGAGGGCGGGCCTCTTCACCCGGATTTGCTGCCAGAAGAAAATCCATCTGATCCGCACCACCAGAAGGTATCGGACCTGCAAGTGGATTGGTGCCCAGATCGATTTTGTGAAAACTACACGAAAGTTTTGCCTGTGGCATACCAAGAGTTTGCAGGTATTTTTCAGTTGCTTTGATCAGTTTTTTGCCCACCGCAATTCGTTGCGTGCGTAACAGGTCTGCCTGCTTCACTAAATCTGCAAATGCTACCGCTAATCGTTGTACGATTTCTTTTGAATCTGCGGTCGCTCGTTCAAAGGAATCCAGTTTTTGTTGTACTTGCAGCAAGTAACCTGGCAGTTGATCTGCAGGCCGCCGATACTTGATCTCCAGTCGTTTGATCAGTTCCATTCGAACTTCTATCTCAGCCATTCGTTCAGGATTTGGCTCTGATCGATCGCCAACAGCTCTTGCCAATTCAACAACAGATCGGGTTTGAAGTGCAAGAGCATGCAATTGTTGAACAATGTCGGCAAAATCATCAGAAAAATGTTGCCATGGGTGGGCTGATTTTTCCAGTTGACCAAACCGCTCTACCACTGATCCATCATCGTCGTAAAGAATCGCCTGCAATTCGTGGCAGTATTCCTGAATGCTT is a genomic window containing:
- a CDS encoding secondary thiamine-phosphate synthase enzyme YjbQ: MERIKIRTEQRNQFVEITRQVQECAGRSGVTNGICVVYSLHTTAGITINENADPDVVHDMLLFLNRTIPQHQPGFQHAEENSDSHLKTSFVGSSATIIVDDGMLELGRWQGIYLCEFDGPRTREVLVQTIGGYT
- the recN gene encoding DNA repair protein RecN; its protein translation is MLREITVQNLALIEDVHIELEPGFCAWTGETGAGKSLLLGALGLLLGDRGRIDLIRSGAEELKVTGVFELRHHRLLQAIETILEETLQPAELIITRKVSKWGNSKAYLNHEPVTLNLLKKVGELLVDVHGQREHHSLLEPTYQIQLLDSYGNLQELRLEYDRTAVMVRDFRKQIEQQKQVQANSERELQLLNFEKEELEAAAIKPRELPQLESEYQTLANSQSIQEYCHELQAILYDDDGSVVERFGQLEKSAHPWQHFSDDFADIVQQLHALALQTRSVVELARAVGDRSEPNPERMAEIEVRMELIKRLEIKYRRPADQLPGYLLQVQQKLDSFERATADSKEIVQRLAVAFADLVKQADLLRTQRIAVGKKLIKATEKYLQTLGMPQAKLSCSFHKIDLGTNPLAGPIPSGGADQMDFLLAANPGEEARPLRKIASGGEMSRTMLALKTVLAEHDMVGTLVFDEIDANVGGRLGDIVGQRLAALGKSHQVICVTHLPQVAAYATHQWGIRKTIHGKKTITTITQLRKTQDRIEELASMLRGEAKSASTKKEAKEMLLQAQQLSD